Proteins from one Motilibacter aurantiacus genomic window:
- a CDS encoding nitroreductase/quinone reductase family protein yields the protein PFVEVQDGAQRYDCAVHELEGAEREEWWARALEVWPDYAEYQRNTERLIPLLLLTPLETAGS from the coding sequence CGTTCGTCGAGGTGCAGGACGGCGCGCAGCGGTACGACTGCGCCGTCCACGAGCTCGAGGGCGCAGAGCGCGAGGAGTGGTGGGCGCGGGCGCTCGAGGTCTGGCCCGACTACGCCGAGTACCAGCGCAACACCGAGCGGCTCATCCCCCTGCTGCTGCTGACCCCGCTGGAGACCGCGGGGTCCTGA